In Planctomycetota bacterium, a genomic segment contains:
- a CDS encoding Ppx/GppA phosphatase family protein — translation MSAPEDVVRPAAGVERGPARVVGVIDIGANAVRMVIAQVRPDGAIEELERTQRAVRLGHDTFTHGRLSQRAMNAALAVLRDCKKLLDTYQAEAVRAVATSAVREASNADAFVDRVAMAVDLDLEVLDPAEESRLTVSAVRQAVQGALDLGQAHALIAEVGGGSTLLTVLDRGAITASASYALGSIRLQEHLATTQEPQARAVALLRQQVSNVVEAIKRALPLGQVNTFVAVGEEARFAAQHIGQAAAPAGRVWAVEAKPFDRLVADCARLSPERLSKKHGLPLQSTERLVPAFLIYHALLHATPVERMLVCGVSMRDGLLLDLARRVRGADDPELAESVVQSARTIGEKYRYDAPHAEHVAALAVRLFDELQGEHGLSPRHRLLLRVAATLHEIGGFVSNRSHHKHSYYLIANSEVFGLRREEVLVAAHVARYHRRAAPKPSHLEYLALPREDRIAVNKLAALLRVADALDRGHARQVRDFHIERAPGELVLYVRGVADLTVERRALEEKGDLFEDTYGLRLRLEEDAAPAPDARRASPME, via the coding sequence GATGTCGTGCGGCCGGCCGCAGGGGTCGAGAGGGGCCCGGCCAGGGTCGTCGGCGTGATTGACATCGGCGCGAACGCCGTGCGCATGGTGATCGCGCAGGTGCGGCCCGACGGCGCCATCGAGGAACTCGAGCGCACGCAGCGCGCCGTGCGGCTGGGCCACGACACCTTCACCCACGGTCGCCTGAGCCAGCGCGCGATGAACGCCGCGCTGGCCGTGCTGCGCGACTGCAAGAAGCTGCTCGACACCTACCAGGCCGAAGCCGTGCGCGCCGTGGCCACCAGCGCCGTGCGCGAGGCGTCCAACGCCGACGCGTTCGTGGACCGCGTGGCGATGGCGGTGGACCTGGACCTCGAGGTGCTCGACCCCGCCGAGGAGAGCCGTCTGACCGTGTCGGCGGTGCGGCAGGCGGTGCAGGGCGCTCTGGACCTCGGCCAGGCGCACGCCCTCATCGCCGAGGTGGGCGGCGGCAGCACGCTGCTCACGGTGCTCGACCGCGGCGCCATCACGGCGTCGGCCAGCTACGCCCTCGGCTCGATCCGGCTCCAGGAGCACCTGGCCACCACGCAGGAGCCGCAGGCCCGCGCTGTGGCGCTGCTGCGGCAGCAGGTGTCGAACGTCGTCGAGGCGATCAAGCGGGCGCTGCCGCTGGGCCAGGTGAACACCTTCGTGGCCGTGGGCGAGGAGGCGCGCTTCGCCGCGCAACACATCGGCCAGGCGGCCGCGCCCGCGGGCCGCGTGTGGGCGGTCGAGGCCAAGCCCTTCGACCGCCTGGTGGCCGACTGCGCGCGGCTGTCGCCCGAGCGCCTGTCGAAGAAGCACGGCCTGCCGCTCCAGAGCACCGAGCGGCTTGTGCCCGCTTTTCTCATCTACCACGCGCTGCTGCACGCCACGCCGGTCGAGCGCATGCTCGTGTGCGGCGTGTCCATGCGCGACGGCCTGCTGCTGGACCTGGCCCGCCGCGTCCGGGGCGCCGACGACCCCGAGCTGGCCGAAAGCGTGGTGCAGTCGGCCCGCACCATCGGCGAGAAGTACCGCTACGACGCGCCGCACGCCGAGCACGTGGCGGCTCTGGCCGTGCGGCTCTTCGACGAGCTTCAGGGCGAGCACGGCCTCTCGCCGCGCCACCGCCTGCTGCTGCGCGTGGCGGCCACGCTGCACGAGATCGGCGGCTTCGTGAGCAACCGCTCGCACCACAAGCACAGCTACTACCTGATCGCCAACTCCGAGGTCTTCGGCCTGCGTCGCGAGGAGGTGCTCGTGGCCGCCCACGTGGCGCGCTACCATCGCCGGGCCGCGCCCAAGCCCAGCCACCTGGAGTACCTGGCGCTGCCGCGCGAGGACCGCATCGCCGTGAACAAGCTGGCCGCCCTGCTGCGGGTGGCCGACGCGTTGGACCGCGGCCATGCCCGCCAGGTGCGCGACTTCCATATCGAACGCGCGCCCGGCGAGCTGGTGCTCTACGTGCGCGGCGTGGCCGACCTCACGGTCGAGCGCCGCGCCCTCGAGGAGAAGGGCGACCTGTTCGAGGACACGTACGGCCTGCGCCTGCGCCTCGAGGAGGACGCCGCCCCCGCGCCCGACGCCCGACGGGCCAGCCCCATGGAGTGA
- a CDS encoding FAD-dependent oxidoreductase, translating to MKRKVVIIGGVAAGPKTAARLRRLDPEADITIVEKGHFISYAGCSLPYYVGGVVREQKELTATPAGAARDPAYFHKLLNVRVLTHTEATRVDRAAKRVEIRDAEGTRWLDYDVLVLATGAKPLLPKLPGVELPNVFTLHRIEDAEGIKTALAGGRGEAREGEPHYFEHPAPHRHAVIIGGGLIGVEAAEAAAQCGCRATIIEMLPQILPMLDWELARLVEQHLAAKGVRVLTGATAKAIEGRERAEAVVVGDERILADAVIAAVGVRPNSDLAREAGLQTGPTGGIVVDAAMRTADPSIYAVGDCTEDRHLISGRPMFLSNGASANKKGRVAANAIAGRPDQFPGIVGSAVCKAFDFTAARTGLGERQARELGFDAETCLVPAPDRVHHYPGAKLVVLKLIADRRTRKLLGAQAVGAGEAAKRIDVAATALVAGMTVDQVANLDLCYAPPYSAPLDNIIAAANALRNKLDGLMHGLSPMAVKAKLDAGEDFLFLDVRTPPEFDKVRLPGAMHIPLGALRDKLGELPRGREIVAFCAVSLRAYSAERMLRAAGFTKVAVMEGGVAAWPYEKIAQKA from the coding sequence ATGAAGCGCAAGGTCGTCATCATCGGCGGCGTGGCGGCGGGGCCGAAGACCGCTGCACGCCTGCGAAGGCTCGACCCCGAGGCGGACATCACGATCGTCGAGAAGGGCCATTTCATCTCCTACGCGGGATGCAGCCTGCCCTACTACGTCGGCGGCGTGGTACGAGAGCAGAAGGAACTCACCGCCACGCCGGCCGGCGCAGCCCGCGACCCGGCCTACTTCCACAAGCTCCTCAACGTGCGCGTCCTCACCCACACCGAGGCCACGCGGGTGGACCGCGCGGCGAAGCGCGTGGAGATTCGCGACGCCGAGGGCACGCGCTGGCTGGACTACGATGTGCTGGTGCTGGCCACGGGCGCGAAGCCGCTGCTGCCGAAGCTGCCGGGCGTGGAGCTGCCGAACGTGTTCACACTGCACCGCATCGAGGACGCCGAGGGGATCAAGACGGCCCTGGCCGGCGGCCGAGGCGAGGCCCGCGAGGGCGAACCGCACTACTTCGAGCACCCCGCTCCGCATCGCCACGCGGTGATCATCGGCGGCGGGCTGATCGGGGTCGAGGCGGCCGAGGCCGCGGCGCAGTGCGGCTGCCGCGCCACCATCATCGAGATGCTGCCGCAGATTCTGCCCATGCTCGACTGGGAGCTGGCGCGCCTGGTCGAGCAGCACCTGGCGGCCAAGGGCGTGCGCGTGCTCACCGGCGCCACGGCGAAGGCCATCGAGGGGCGCGAGCGGGCCGAGGCGGTGGTCGTCGGCGACGAGCGAATCCTCGCCGACGCCGTGATTGCGGCCGTGGGCGTGCGGCCGAACAGCGACCTCGCACGCGAGGCCGGCCTCCAGACCGGCCCCACCGGCGGCATCGTCGTGGACGCCGCGATGCGGACGGCCGACCCCAGCATCTACGCCGTCGGCGACTGCACGGAGGACCGCCACCTGATCTCGGGCCGGCCCATGTTCCTCTCGAACGGCGCGAGCGCGAACAAGAAGGGCCGCGTGGCGGCCAACGCCATCGCGGGGCGGCCCGACCAGTTTCCCGGCATCGTCGGCTCGGCCGTCTGCAAGGCGTTCGACTTCACCGCCGCGCGCACCGGCCTCGGCGAGCGGCAGGCCCGCGAGCTCGGCTTCGACGCCGAGACCTGCCTCGTGCCCGCCCCCGACCGGGTGCACCACTACCCGGGAGCGAAGCTCGTCGTGCTCAAGCTCATCGCCGACCGGCGCACCCGCAAGCTCCTCGGCGCCCAGGCCGTGGGCGCCGGCGAAGCCGCCAAACGCATTGACGTGGCGGCCACGGCCCTCGTCGCCGGAATGACCGTGGACCAGGTGGCGAACCTGGACCTCTGTTACGCGCCGCCCTACTCGGCCCCGCTCGACAATATCATCGCCGCCGCAAACGCCCTGCGGAACAAGCTCGACGGGCTGATGCACGGCCTGTCGCCGATGGCCGTGAAAGCGAAACTCGACGCGGGCGAAGACTTCCTGTTCCTGGACGTGCGCACGCCGCCGGAGTTCGACAAGGTGCGCCTTCCGGGCGCCATGCACATTCCGCTTGGGGCCCTGCGCGACAAGCTGGGCGAGTTGCCCCGCGGCCGGGAGATCGTGGCCTTCTGCGCCGTGTCGCTGCGGGCCTACTCGGCCGAGCGGATGCTGCGCGCGGCCGGCTTCACGAAGGTCGCGGTGATGGAGGGCGGCGTGGCGGCGTGGCCCTACGAGAAGATCGCCCAGAAGGCCTGA
- a CDS encoding MltA domain-containing protein, protein MWSTLRAVLIGSLCLAMTSCGWLGCRKKAKDYAKPLPPGENALVKIDPKDYPDFGVGFKDRAGLIEAIDHSLEYYKKPSSKEFFPYKVPNDQGISHDRCIATLEAFKKLLGEAKDAVDLQRLITERYDVYMSRGCDELGTVLFTGYCTPIFKGSLVRTPDYNYPLYKRPDDLVTKPDGTPVGRRTESGEIVPYYTRREIETQQILAGKGLELVWLKSPLEVHICHVQGSAKIELPDGTTMNIGYAGKTDRPYGSVGLAMVADKKIAPEELSLAKMIEYFDKRPHEMKTYVYKNDSYVFFQKQEGEARGSLNAPVTPYRSIATDKAVFPRGLLSYVVTKAPRMASSGQVTLEPFYAFTLDQDTGGAIRSAGRCDIYMGVGPDAMNLAGRTRAEGKLYYLAVK, encoded by the coding sequence ATGTGGTCCACCCTGCGCGCCGTGCTCATCGGGTCCCTGTGCCTGGCCATGACCTCGTGCGGCTGGCTCGGCTGCCGCAAGAAGGCCAAGGACTATGCCAAGCCGCTTCCGCCTGGCGAAAACGCCCTCGTGAAGATTGACCCCAAGGACTACCCGGACTTCGGCGTGGGGTTCAAGGACCGCGCCGGCCTCATCGAGGCCATTGACCACAGCCTCGAGTACTACAAGAAGCCGTCGTCGAAAGAGTTCTTCCCCTACAAGGTGCCCAACGACCAGGGGATCAGCCACGACCGCTGCATCGCCACGCTCGAGGCCTTCAAGAAACTGCTCGGCGAGGCCAAGGACGCGGTGGACCTCCAACGCCTCATCACCGAGCGCTACGACGTCTACATGTCCCGCGGCTGCGACGAGCTGGGCACGGTGCTCTTCACGGGCTACTGCACGCCGATCTTCAAGGGCAGTCTGGTGCGCACGCCCGACTATAACTATCCTCTATATAAGCGGCCCGACGACCTGGTGACGAAGCCTGACGGCACGCCCGTGGGCCGCCGCACCGAGAGCGGCGAGATCGTGCCCTACTACACCCGCCGCGAGATCGAGACCCAGCAGATCCTGGCCGGCAAGGGCCTCGAACTCGTGTGGCTCAAGAGCCCCCTCGAGGTCCACATCTGCCACGTGCAGGGCTCGGCCAAGATCGAGCTGCCCGACGGCACCACCATGAACATCGGCTACGCGGGCAAGACCGACCGCCCCTACGGCAGCGTGGGCCTGGCCATGGTGGCCGACAAGAAGATCGCGCCCGAGGAGCTCTCGCTGGCTAAGATGATCGAGTACTTCGACAAACGCCCCCATGAGATGAAGACCTACGTCTATAAGAACGACTCCTACGTCTTCTTCCAGAAGCAGGAGGGCGAGGCGCGCGGCTCGCTCAACGCGCCGGTGACGCCATACCGCAGCATTGCCACCGACAAGGCGGTGTTCCCCCGCGGCCTGCTCTCGTACGTGGTCACCAAGGCCCCCAGGATGGCCTCGTCGGGCCAGGTCACGCTCGAGCCGTTCTATGCCTTCACGCTCGACCAGGACACGGGCGGCGCCATCCGCTCGGCGGGGCGCTGCGACATCTACATGGGCGTGGGTCCCGACGCGATGAACCTGGCCGGCCGCACCCGGGCCGAGGGCAAGCTGTACTATCTGGCTGTGAAGTAG
- a CDS encoding uroporphyrinogen decarboxylase family protein, with protein sequence MPSYQDLATLARDPQPRVLPAVWDFFPCHAGAVGGVPDFLRYYFDADEKLRLQLRLKELLPEALILPGVFADFGVIVEVSAFGGRIQWFEQGAPFLSEVIRDAREIDTLRPPRPGLDGLMPLVLAQREAMRRKLKAQGVEMERWAMTMGPAEVAGLLMGYERFYLTMYDDPRRLHALLRLVTDFLIAWLRKQHEAFGGIEALCVADHVPNQVPPDALREFILPCEQALFAEFPRAVRIYHNEGRHADAHIGMVLDFGADVWHFGSDVHALPDLLAKVGDRMVLFGGLNPHGALRKGTPDAVRAETRAALAAASGRRLLLSSGTGTTPDTPLENLRAMAEAASPRPSRGAPRLRPSGRSSRRATPPRRPPSPRPS encoded by the coding sequence ATGCCCAGCTACCAGGATCTCGCGACCCTCGCGCGCGACCCGCAACCGCGCGTCCTGCCCGCCGTCTGGGACTTCTTTCCCTGCCACGCGGGCGCCGTGGGCGGTGTGCCCGACTTCCTGCGCTACTACTTCGATGCCGACGAGAAGCTGCGGCTCCAGCTCCGCCTCAAGGAGCTGCTGCCCGAGGCGCTGATTCTGCCAGGCGTGTTCGCCGACTTCGGCGTCATCGTGGAGGTCTCCGCCTTCGGCGGGCGCATCCAGTGGTTCGAACAGGGCGCGCCATTCCTGAGCGAGGTGATTCGCGACGCCCGGGAGATTGACACGCTGAGGCCCCCGCGGCCCGGCCTCGACGGCCTGATGCCGCTCGTGCTCGCGCAGCGCGAGGCCATGCGCCGCAAGCTCAAGGCCCAGGGCGTCGAGATGGAACGCTGGGCGATGACGATGGGCCCGGCCGAGGTGGCCGGCCTGCTGATGGGCTACGAGCGTTTCTACCTGACGATGTACGATGACCCGCGCCGCCTCCACGCCCTGCTGCGCCTCGTCACCGACTTCCTCATCGCCTGGCTGCGGAAGCAGCACGAGGCCTTCGGCGGCATCGAGGCGCTGTGCGTGGCCGACCACGTGCCCAACCAGGTGCCGCCCGACGCGCTCCGCGAGTTCATCCTGCCCTGCGAGCAGGCCCTCTTCGCCGAGTTCCCGCGCGCCGTGCGTATCTACCACAACGAGGGCCGCCACGCCGATGCGCACATCGGCATGGTGCTGGACTTCGGCGCCGACGTGTGGCACTTCGGCAGCGATGTGCACGCCCTGCCCGACCTGCTGGCCAAGGTGGGCGACCGAATGGTGCTCTTCGGCGGCCTGAACCCCCACGGAGCGCTCCGCAAGGGAACGCCCGATGCCGTGCGCGCCGAGACTCGCGCCGCGCTCGCCGCCGCGTCGGGGCGCCGCCTGCTGCTGTCGTCGGGCACAGGCACCACGCCCGACACCCCGCTCGAGAACCTGAGGGCGATGGCGGAGGCGGCCTCGCCGCGCCCCTCGCGCGGAGCGCCGCGGCTCAGGCCTTCTGGGCGATCTTCTCGTAGGGCCACGCCGCCACGCCGCCCTCCATCACCGCGACCTTCGTGA
- a CDS encoding ATP-binding protein — protein MRAASAAAEGARLPSRLRSRLTIALPLAAGFVVLLSSFVLLWVCYPLLFESARPTTVRGLERRVTWVFTVGGAFALLGLAVAIVLAEWLARPLRSLVSRMESVRRVAGALTPETQAPPGHDLLRSTLKDVVSSMATLVRDSYTLRSLEGAVMTLDQEGVVTSFSPVAERVLGCPAADAIGRRLGQVLPQEPTNAAFIGSVSGALAGAASVSSAEATVRTRDGRLARLGYTLSPLRNEAGALLGTVVTFKDLAERKMAEQVMRQAENLALLGTMAFRLAHEIGNPLAAMSGLVELIRDQSPPDSPHREHCRMMLESIERLKRICKELLTIGQPEPRKVEPVDVNGLVRRTVELCRHDPETKGVEVRADYAPGLPLVQGDRERLAEVVLNILRNAYQATRSGGDIAVATSAAGARVSVAISNAGTPIPPEVQEKLFTPFFTTRSRGTGLGLALSQQVVKAHGGQIRVDSGPGRRTTFTIELPAAGPAPEAVEP, from the coding sequence GTGCGAGCGGCGAGCGCCGCGGCCGAAGGCGCACGGCTCCCGAGCCGGCTGCGCTCGCGCCTGACGATCGCCCTGCCGCTGGCGGCGGGCTTCGTGGTGCTGCTGAGCAGCTTTGTGCTCCTCTGGGTCTGCTACCCCCTGCTCTTCGAGAGCGCGCGCCCCACCACGGTGCGCGGCCTGGAGCGGCGCGTGACCTGGGTGTTCACCGTGGGCGGTGCCTTTGCGCTGCTGGGGCTCGCGGTGGCGATCGTGTTGGCCGAATGGCTCGCCCGGCCCCTGCGCAGCCTGGTGTCGCGAATGGAGTCGGTGCGCCGCGTGGCAGGGGCGCTGACTCCCGAGACGCAGGCCCCACCAGGCCACGATCTGCTCCGGAGCACGCTGAAGGACGTGGTGAGCTCGATGGCGACGCTGGTGCGCGACAGCTACACCCTGCGCAGCCTCGAGGGCGCAGTGATGACGCTGGACCAGGAGGGCGTGGTGACGAGCTTCAGCCCCGTGGCCGAGCGGGTGCTGGGCTGCCCGGCGGCCGACGCCATCGGGCGCCGGCTCGGCCAGGTGCTGCCCCAGGAGCCCACGAACGCGGCGTTCATCGGCTCGGTGAGCGGGGCCCTGGCGGGCGCCGCCAGCGTCTCGTCGGCGGAGGCGACGGTGCGCACGCGCGACGGCCGCCTCGCGCGCCTGGGCTACACCCTGTCGCCCCTGCGCAATGAGGCCGGCGCGCTGCTCGGCACCGTGGTGACCTTCAAGGACCTGGCCGAGCGCAAGATGGCCGAGCAGGTGATGCGTCAGGCCGAGAACCTGGCCCTGCTGGGAACGATGGCCTTCCGCCTCGCCCACGAGATCGGCAATCCGCTCGCCGCCATGTCGGGCCTCGTCGAGCTCATCCGCGACCAGTCGCCGCCCGACTCGCCCCACCGCGAGCACTGCCGCATGATGCTCGAGTCGATCGAGCGCCTCAAGCGCATCTGCAAGGAACTGCTCACGATCGGCCAACCCGAGCCCCGCAAGGTGGAGCCTGTGGACGTGAACGGCCTGGTGCGCCGCACGGTGGAACTGTGCCGGCACGACCCCGAGACGAAAGGGGTCGAGGTGCGAGCCGACTACGCCCCCGGCTTGCCCCTCGTGCAGGGGGACCGCGAGCGGCTGGCCGAAGTGGTGCTGAACATCCTGCGCAACGCCTACCAGGCGACCCGCTCCGGCGGCGACATCGCCGTGGCCACCTCGGCCGCCGGCGCCCGGGTGTCGGTGGCCATTTCGAACGCCGGCACGCCCATTCCGCCCGAGGTGCAGGAGAAGCTCTTCACCCCGTTCTTCACCACGCGCAGCCGGGGCACGGGGCTGGGCCTGGCCCTGTCGCAACAGGTGGTCAAGGCGCACGGCGGGCAGATCCGGGTGGACAGCGGCCCCGGACGGCGGACGACGTTCACCATCGAGCTCCCGGCCGCCGGCCCGGCGCCGGAAGCCGTAGAACCCTAG
- the ppk1 gene encoding polyphosphate kinase 1 — MAKEPDLDAPELFFNRELSWLEFNDRVLREGLSPDVPLLERLKFLAIVSSNLDEFFMVRVAGLKQQVAAGRTARDPSGLTPAEQLERISRRAHAMVAEQAAGIREALAQLAARGLRVLAPTEWTAEQRSYLRSYFASAVLPVLTPLAVEELQPFPILPGLGLNLLLGLAPADSADGAWKLAVVPIPASLPRFIPVPAAEGLNQAVLEDVMVEFIGQLFSGLEVKAATVFRLTRDADVPVTDDDAADLLQLIEEAVRSRRRQGVVRLSLSAHADPRLRDWLKQWCEVGDDDVYEVDGLLDAAALFEIVNRPGFDALREPDWPPQTPRDLLGADDLWQAIADRDVLLFHPYESFQPVVRLLELAADDPKVIAIRQTLYRVSADSPIVAALARAAEQGKQVTALVELKARFDEARNVNWARRLEDAGCHVLYGVAGLKTHAKLLLIIRREEHGIRRYVHAGTGNYNDRTARLYSDVGLLTADRDFAADATAFFNLLTGYSQAVGWHKFAISPTESRARFIELIEREAAASTPDQPGLIMAKMNSLEDKALIQALYRASRAGVRVLLNVRGICCLRPGVPGVSENIEVVSIVDRYLEHARLFYFRNGGHDEVYLSSADWMGRNLDKRLETVFPITAAPLRARLVGALETYFADNVKARRLQPDGSWAPVRRRGKPVRAQQRLYEEAVEAARAADQAPLQFRPMTRPEERP; from the coding sequence GTGGCCAAAGAGCCCGATCTCGATGCCCCGGAGCTGTTCTTCAACCGCGAGTTGAGCTGGCTGGAGTTCAACGACCGCGTGCTGCGCGAAGGGCTGTCGCCCGACGTGCCGCTGCTCGAGCGCCTGAAGTTCCTGGCCATCGTCAGCTCGAACCTCGACGAGTTTTTCATGGTACGCGTGGCCGGCCTCAAACAGCAGGTGGCCGCGGGGCGGACGGCGCGCGACCCGAGCGGCCTCACCCCCGCCGAGCAGCTCGAGCGGATCAGCCGCCGCGCCCACGCGATGGTGGCCGAGCAGGCGGCCGGCATCCGCGAGGCCCTTGCCCAGCTCGCCGCCCGCGGCCTGCGCGTGCTGGCCCCCACCGAGTGGACCGCCGAGCAGCGCAGCTACCTGCGCTCCTACTTCGCCTCGGCCGTGCTGCCCGTGCTCACGCCGCTGGCCGTGGAGGAACTCCAGCCTTTTCCCATTCTGCCCGGCCTCGGCCTCAACCTGCTGCTCGGCCTCGCGCCCGCCGACAGCGCCGACGGCGCGTGGAAACTGGCCGTCGTGCCCATTCCCGCATCGCTGCCACGCTTCATCCCCGTCCCCGCCGCCGAGGGCCTCAACCAGGCCGTGCTCGAGGACGTGATGGTCGAGTTCATCGGCCAACTCTTCTCGGGCCTCGAGGTGAAGGCGGCCACGGTCTTCCGCCTCACGCGCGACGCCGATGTGCCCGTAACCGACGACGATGCCGCCGACCTGCTCCAGCTCATCGAGGAGGCCGTCCGCTCGCGCCGCCGCCAGGGCGTCGTGCGGCTGAGCCTCTCGGCTCACGCCGACCCGCGCCTGCGCGACTGGCTCAAGCAGTGGTGCGAGGTGGGCGACGACGACGTCTACGAGGTGGACGGGCTGCTCGACGCGGCGGCCCTCTTCGAGATCGTCAACCGCCCCGGGTTCGACGCCCTGCGCGAGCCCGACTGGCCGCCGCAGACGCCGCGCGATCTGCTGGGCGCCGACGACCTCTGGCAGGCCATCGCCGACCGCGACGTGCTGCTCTTCCACCCCTACGAGTCGTTCCAACCCGTCGTGCGCCTGCTCGAGCTGGCGGCCGACGACCCGAAGGTGATCGCCATCCGGCAAACGCTCTACCGCGTGAGCGCCGACTCGCCCATCGTCGCCGCCCTGGCCCGCGCCGCCGAACAGGGCAAGCAGGTGACCGCGCTGGTCGAGCTCAAGGCCCGCTTCGACGAGGCGCGCAACGTCAACTGGGCGCGCCGCCTCGAGGACGCCGGCTGCCACGTCCTCTACGGCGTCGCCGGGCTGAAGACCCACGCCAAGCTGCTGCTCATCATCCGCCGCGAGGAGCACGGCATCCGCCGCTACGTGCACGCTGGCACGGGAAACTACAACGACCGCACGGCGCGCCTCTACTCCGACGTGGGCCTCTTGACGGCTGACCGCGACTTCGCGGCCGACGCCACGGCCTTCTTCAACCTGCTCACCGGCTACTCGCAGGCCGTCGGCTGGCACAAGTTCGCCATCAGCCCCACCGAGAGCCGCGCGCGCTTCATCGAGCTCATCGAGCGCGAGGCCGCCGCCTCGACCCCTGATCAACCAGGCCTGATCATGGCCAAGATGAACTCGCTGGAGGACAAGGCCCTGATCCAGGCCCTCTACCGCGCCAGCCGCGCCGGCGTGCGCGTGCTGCTCAACGTGCGCGGCATCTGCTGCCTGCGGCCCGGCGTGCCCGGCGTCTCCGAGAACATCGAGGTCGTCTCCATCGTGGACCGCTACCTCGAGCACGCCCGCCTCTTCTACTTCCGCAACGGCGGGCACGACGAGGTGTACCTGTCGAGTGCCGACTGGATGGGGCGGAACCTGGATAAACGGCTGGAAACGGTCTTCCCCATCACTGCCGCGCCCTTGCGTGCGCGGCTTGTGGGGGCGCTGGAGACCTACTTCGCCGACAACGTGAAGGCCCGGCGCCTTCAGCCGGATGGCTCCTGGGCGCCGGTGCGCCGGCGCGGCAAGCCCGTGCGCGCGCAGCAGAGGCTCTACGAGGAAGCCGTCGAGGCGGCTCGCGCAGCCGACCAGGCCCCCCTCCAATTCCGCCCCATGACCCGACCCGAAGAGAGGCCATAG
- a CDS encoding sigma-54 dependent transcriptional regulator: MPGKILVVDDDPHVQYTLREALKARGLECAVADKAEAAIERLQAEAFDAVLLDIMLEGLSGMEALPRILRNDPQMPVIMMTAYGTREMAVKAIEAGAYDFFEKPFQIDELAIVVRRALERRRLFGEVAALTRRLGTELRVENLVAESRAMQAVLRDLKDIFDNDATVLLLGETGTGKTLIAQIIHENSLRRSGPFETVLCANLPETLLESELFGHEQGAFTGPVKRKPGWFELANGGTIFLDEIGELPLSTQAKLLRVLERHECVSLGGTETLKLDVRVIAATNRNLEKAVEEGAFRQDLFYRLNVFPIVIPPLRERREDIRPLAEHFVRQHARENRKSVRGFTSGAMEALLSYDWPGNIRELENIVRRAVLRARSDTLDVECLPPDIASFTPRLPGKPDIPPGRSLDEVLDAIERQLLLDALRRTGGVQSRAAALLRITSASLWHRVRKLGINPDDFKAGLEPAGGPPPNNSTPRP; the protein is encoded by the coding sequence ATGCCTGGAAAGATCCTGGTCGTAGACGACGATCCGCACGTCCAGTACACCCTGCGCGAGGCGCTCAAGGCGCGCGGCCTCGAGTGCGCCGTGGCCGACAAGGCCGAGGCGGCCATCGAGCGGCTCCAGGCCGAAGCCTTCGACGCCGTGCTCCTCGACATCATGCTCGAGGGCCTGAGCGGCATGGAGGCGCTGCCGCGCATCCTGCGGAACGACCCGCAGATGCCGGTCATCATGATGACGGCCTACGGCACGCGCGAGATGGCCGTCAAGGCCATCGAGGCCGGCGCCTACGACTTCTTCGAGAAGCCGTTCCAGATCGACGAACTGGCCATCGTGGTGCGCCGCGCGCTCGAGCGGCGCCGGCTCTTCGGCGAGGTGGCCGCGCTCACCCGCCGCCTCGGCACCGAGCTGCGCGTCGAGAACCTCGTGGCCGAGAGCCGCGCCATGCAGGCCGTGCTGCGCGACCTCAAAGACATCTTCGATAACGACGCCACCGTGCTGCTGCTGGGCGAGACCGGCACCGGCAAGACCCTGATCGCCCAGATCATCCACGAGAACAGCCTGCGCCGCTCCGGGCCGTTCGAAACGGTGCTGTGCGCCAATCTGCCCGAGACGCTGCTCGAGAGCGAGCTGTTCGGCCACGAGCAGGGCGCCTTCACCGGCCCGGTCAAGCGCAAGCCCGGCTGGTTCGAGCTGGCCAACGGCGGCACGATCTTCCTCGACGAGATCGGCGAGCTGCCCCTCTCCACCCAGGCCAAGCTGCTCCGCGTGCTCGAGCGCCACGAGTGCGTGAGCCTGGGCGGCACCGAGACCCTCAAGCTCGATGTGCGCGTCATTGCCGCCACCAACCGGAACCTCGAGAAGGCCGTCGAGGAGGGCGCCTTCCGCCAGGACCTCTTCTACCGCCTGAACGTTTTCCCCATCGTGATCCCCCCCCTGCGCGAGCGGCGGGAGGACATTCGGCCCCTCGCCGAGCACTTCGTGCGCCAGCACGCGCGCGAGAACCGCAAGAGCGTCCGCGGCTTCACCAGCGGCGCCATGGAGGCCCTCCTGAGCTACGACTGGCCGGGCAACATCCGCGAACTGGAGAACATTGTCCGACGGGCCGTGCTCCGGGCCCGCAGCGACACGCTGGACGTCGAGTGCCTGCCGCCCGACATCGCGAGCTTCACGCCCCGCCTGCCGGGCAAGCCCGACATCCCGCCCGGGCGCTCGCTCGACGAGGTGCTCGACGCGATCGAGCGCCAGCTGCTTCTCGACGCGCTGCGCCGCACGGGGGGCGTGCAGAGCCGGGCCGCGGCGTTGCTGCGCATCACCTCGGCCAGCCTGTGGCACCGCGTGCGCAAGCTCGGCATCAACCCCGACGACTTCAAGGCGGGGCTCGAGCCTGCCGGGGGCCCGCCCCCAAACAATTCCACGCCCCGGCCTTGA